The Rhizobium rhododendri nucleotide sequence CGCAGGAAGGCATAGAAGGCGAGATAGCCATGCGGCGGCACGAGATCCGGCGAGTGGTAGCTCTCCTTCGGATCGATGTTGTAGCCGCGTGCCGGCTGGATGCCGACCAGCATTTCGCCGAAGCGGGCAAAGGACAGGGCGAATGCGCCATCGACGACATAGGTGTCGCCCTCGGGCCCACCCCAGCGCGCCGTCACCTCATCCTGAATCTGAACCGGAAGAGACGCAAAGAAGGTCTTGTAACGACTCATCGAAAGCGTTTCGCGGATCACCTTCCCGTCGCGGCCGGAGTTGGTCGGCCCCTGCATGAGATGGGTGATCAGCGCGTCGCCATCGGCCGGGATATCGGCCACCGGATAACCGTTCGCCGCCATCGCCCGCATGACTTCCACCGTGCCGGCCGGCGTGTCCAGCCCGACACCGTTGCCGAGCCTGCCGTCGCGGTTCGGATAGTTGGCCATCACCAGCGCCACGCGGCGCTCACCCGGCGGCGTCCGGCGCAGCCGCGCCCAGTTGGCAGCGAGTGATGCAGTATAGCGCATGCGGTTGATCGACGGCTCGCTGCCGACGATATTGGCCTCCACCCGCTCGTCGTAACGGGCTGCCGCCTTGAACGATACGGCGCGCGACAGCACGCGGCCATCGACCTCGGGCAGCGCCACGTTCATGCCGAGATCGCGCGCCGAAAGACCCTGCGCCGAGGCGGTCCAGGCCTCCTTGGAAGACGCGGAGAAGATCGCCTGCAGCACGACGGCGTCGCTCGCCTCCAGCACCGTCGGCTTGCGGTCTGCGCCGGGGGCGGAGATCGCAAAGCCCGTGGTGTTGATGACCACATCCGGCAACGCGGCGCCAAAAATGTCGGCGATGATGGACTTGGATGCCGGGTCCTTGAGACTATAGGCGAACACCGGCAGCGGCCGCACACCGGCCTCCACCAGCGCCGATATCATTGCCTCGACCGGCCGCGTCTCGCCGCTCTGAACGAGAGCCCTGTAAAAGCTGATTGCGACAATAGGCCGTTGCTCCCGGTTATTCTCCTCCCTTGTGGGGGAGATGTCGGCCCGGCCGACAGAGGGGGGTAACGTCGCAACCTCAGAGGCCACCTCCCACGCATCAACATCGACAACACCCTGCCCCGGCCACCAGATGCCGGCCTTGGCAAGCGGGCTCGCCGGCTGCGGCTTTTCGGCTCCGGACAGCATCGCCGACGCATAGGCCAGAAACGCCCGCGCGTTATCGTCGCCACCCTCGATCAGATAGGACCACAGCGCATTGAGATCGTCGAGCGCGATGTTGGAGAACGGCATGACGCCCGGATCCGGCTTGGAATCGCCCGGTATGACCGCGATCTTAGCCCCCTGCCGTGTCGCCACTGCATGCAGCGCTTCCAGGGCATATTGAAAATAGCTCGCGCCACCGAGCGCCCGGACGATGATCATCTTCGCATGTCGCGCCGTCCGCTCGACATAGGTGTCGACCGACATCGGATGTTTCATGCTGAGCAGGCTTGCCAGACGCAGCGAACGGGTGCCGTCATTGTGGGCATAAGCCGCAGCGATAGCGGCAAGCTCGGTATCGGCTGCCGACAGGAACAGGATATCGCCCGGCGACTGACCGAGGTCGATCGCCTCGTCGCCATCGGATATCGAGCCCTTCTGGGCTAGGAGAAGATGCATGCGGCACCTCCCCGATGGGCGGGTTCGAGCACGGGGCGGCGCCCCCCTCTGTCCTGTCGGACGTCTCCCCCACAAGGGGGGAGATCGGTTGCGGGAGCCTCCATGCTCAAACGAAATTCAACGCCTGTAAAACGCTCAGTTGGACAGGAAAAGATCAGCCGCAGCTTCCCGATCTCCCCCCTTGTGGGGGAGATGTCACGCAGTGACAGAGAGGGGTAAGCCGCGGCAAATACCATCAAACAAGCGCCTCGATCGCACTGCGTACCGCCGCCTGGTCCATATCGTGCAGCCCGATCACCACCAGACGCGTCGCGCGGACTTCGCCCGGCGTCCAGGCGCGGTCAAAATAATGGTCGACACGGCTGCCAACGGCCTGCAGCTGCAGTCGCATCGGCTTGCCCGGCACATCGACGAAACCCTTGAGACGCAGTACGTCGTGATGGCCGATGACTGTCTTCAGCCGCTCGATAAACGTGACCGGCTCGGCGATGGGCCCGAGGTCGACAACGAAACTGTCGAACTCGTCATGGTCGTGCGGCGTACCGTCGGCATGCTCGATCTCATGGTGGGACAGCCGGTTGCCGACATCGGCCTCCGTGCCGATGCCGAGCCCCAGCAGCACGGCTGCCGAAACCTCGCCGTTGCGGGCCTCGATCATCGGGGGCTTGCGCTCGGTGCGCGACAGGACTTCGGCCCGAACGGCTGCAATGCCGGCGGCGTCCAGCAGGTCGGTCTTGTTGAGCACGATGAGGTCGGCGCAGGTCAACTGGTCCTCGAACAGTTCCTCGATCGGGTTGTCATGGTCGAGCGAGGCATCTTCCGCCCGCGCCGCATTGACGGCGTCGTGGTCGTCGGCAAACCGGCCGGCAGCGACGGCAACGCTGTCGACAACGGTGATCACGCCATCGACCGTCACGTGCGTGCGGATATCCGGCCAGTTGAATGCTGCCACCAGCGGCTGCGGCAACGCCAGGCCGGATGTCTCGATGACGATGTGGTCGGGCCGCGGGTTGCGGGCAAGCAACTGGGTCATCGTCGGGATGAAGTCATCGGCGACCGTGCAGCAGATGCAGCCGTTGGTGAGCTCGATGATATCGTCGGCAGAGCAGTTCTCAGCGCCGCAATCCTTCAGCACGTCGCCGTCGACGCCGAGATCGCCGAACTCGTTGATGATGAGGGCGATGCGCTTGCCGCCGGCATTCTGCAGCAGGTTGCGGATCATCGTCGTCTTGCCAGCCCCGAGGAAGCCGGTGATGACGGTGGCGGGAATTTTCTGTTGCAATGGATCAGCCTTTCATTTTCAGCGGCAGTCCGGCGGCGACGAAATAGACGTCGGTGGCCTCAGCCGCGATCATTTGGTGGAGACGGCCGGCATGGTCGCGAAAATCCCGCGCCATGCGGTTTTCCGGCACGATGCCGAGACCGACCTCGTTGGAGACGAACACCAGGCGCGCCTTTGCGCCCGGCAGGAATTTGCAGAGTGAGGCGAAGGCAGCAGCCATGTCGCGCTCTTCCATCATCAGGTTGGTGACCCACAGCGTCAGGCAATCGACAAGAACAGCGCGGCCGGGCGCGTCGATGGCACCGAGTGTGCCGACAAGATCGAGCGGCTCCTCATGCGTCGTCCAGCCCTCGCCGCGATCGACGCGGTGTTGGCGGATGCGCTCCGCCATCTCGGCATCCCAGGCTCGACCGGTGGCGACGTAATGGCGGTCGAGGCCGGAGCCGGTAACGAGTGCCTCGGCAAAAGACGACTTGCCGGAGCGCGCGCCGCCAAGCACGAGGGCCGTTCCGAATGTTGGGGATGACATCAGGTTGTTCCGATCCTCACGCGGTTCTGCGCGAAGCTGCAAGCGTGCAACAGTTCGGATCAGGCAAGCGCGCCGCAATGACGCGCAAAAGCAAACGTTCAGCCATGACAACCTCCGTGCTGGCAGCGGGACGACGTCCCAAAGGGTGGGCTTTTCGCCCGGCACGGATGGCAGGTCTCCTGGCTCACGGTTGCAATCTCCGGTCGGAACGACGGATATCGTTCCGACCGGAGATCACGGGTCTTTCTCGCCTTCCCGGCAGGTCATCATGAAAAGGCGGACGATTCGTAGATGAAGAGGCGTCCCACCCCGGTAAATCATGATGCCACGCCAGTGGCTTTTCCGATGCCTTCGACTTAAGGCCCGCCTGCACCATTGCAGAACATCACCCGTCGTCCCGGAACACCGGACGAAAGACCCTGACCGTTCTACAGTCGCGGGGTCGGCTGCGATAGGAGCGCCCTGTATGGGTCCGCCCGGTCACATTCCCTTTTGATCCCATACCGTTTTCACGGCGCGGGAACCTTCCGTTATGCGTTCAGGATTAGGCCTTCGCCTTATGCAAGTCAACTGATCGACGAATTCGGTTTCTGCCATATATGTGTTGAAACGGCGCTGAAATCATTCCCGGCGGCGGTCTTTTTGTCGCAATTGCCAGTGTAAAGACGTCCTGCTTTAAACAACCGCCTCTCTTTCATGCGTAACGCCATGCTTCAACGATTCCATGCGCCCCGCTTTCGCACCCTCCGGTCGCTTTTCGAAGCCGGGCGGATGCGCGCGATCCTGCGACAGAGCGAAGTCGGCCTCGTCATTGCCGGCGCATTGGTCGGCGTGACGTCCGGGCTGGCGGTGACGGCCATGAGCCTGATCTCTCGCCAGATGCACATGCTGATCTACGGTATCGGCGATGACGGCAGGCTGAGCAGCGCGGTGATCGACAACAAGCTGTTGTTGCTGCTGGCGCCGATTGCCGGCGGCGTGCTGCTGGGGCTGATGCTGTTCATCCTCTCCAAGACCCGCAAAAAGCCGATGATCGACCCGATCGAGGCCAACGCGCTTCACGGCGGCCGGCTGTCGCTGACCGACAGCATTCTGGTCTCCATTCAGAACCTCATATCCAACGGTTTCGGCGCATCCGTCGGGCTGGAGGCCGGCTACACGCAGATCGCCGCCGGCATCGCCTCGAAACTCGGACTGAAACTGCAGCTGCGCCGGG carries:
- the cobU gene encoding bifunctional adenosylcobinamide kinase/adenosylcobinamide-phosphate guanylyltransferase, which translates into the protein MSSPTFGTALVLGGARSGKSSFAEALVTGSGLDRHYVATGRAWDAEMAERIRQHRVDRGEGWTTHEEPLDLVGTLGAIDAPGRAVLVDCLTLWVTNLMMEERDMAAAFASLCKFLPGAKARLVFVSNEVGLGIVPENRMARDFRDHAGRLHQMIAAEATDVYFVAAGLPLKMKG
- the cobW gene encoding cobalamin biosynthesis protein CobW, whose amino-acid sequence is MQQKIPATVITGFLGAGKTTMIRNLLQNAGGKRIALIINEFGDLGVDGDVLKDCGAENCSADDIIELTNGCICCTVADDFIPTMTQLLARNPRPDHIVIETSGLALPQPLVAAFNWPDIRTHVTVDGVITVVDSVAVAAGRFADDHDAVNAARAEDASLDHDNPIEELFEDQLTCADLIVLNKTDLLDAAGIAAVRAEVLSRTERKPPMIEARNGEVSAAVLLGLGIGTEADVGNRLSHHEIEHADGTPHDHDEFDSFVVDLGPIAEPVTFIERLKTVIGHHDVLRLKGFVDVPGKPMRLQLQAVGSRVDHYFDRAWTPGEVRATRLVVIGLHDMDQAAVRSAIEALV